Part of the Nostoc sp. ATCC 53789 genome, CTGCTTCTCGATCATAGATTATTAGTTGGGTTTCACTGCGTTTACCCCAAGCTACAACTAGAATAATCACGTCTGCAACTTACAGATGAGACAATTCAAGGAGCTAATAATGCGTAGGCGTAGCCCGTCGTAGACATCGCACTCACTCTTTCACAATAGCGATCGCATTGTCTTTGAGGTTTTCTGCAAGGCGATACCTACGGTGAGCGACGCTAACGCATTTGACATTTAAGACAGTCGCTACATAAATATATCTTTTAAAAAACTCTAGGTTTCAACATGGATGAGGTTTATTTAGATAGACGAGTCATTTCAAACAATTGCTGGGCATTACTTCCTAAAAAAGCATCGAAAAGTATCTGCTTTCCAGGCTCGATTTCGACTAGATAACGCTGGGCAATTTCATAATAAGCGTAAGTCCAAGGGATCTGAATTTCTGCGCCACTGTTATCATCTAGCACTGTCACCATTTCTGTTACAGCTTGAGTTGCAGTTTGCCGCAAACCACAGGCAATATTCCCCTCTATCTCTGCTTTCATTGGTACACCCAGATGAGCCAAACCACTAGCGGTAGTCTCAATATCTGGATATTCTGGGGTGTTCTGTCCGTTGACGTAGCCTGTAAAATGGTTGACACCATATCCGTGCAGCAACACCCAAGCCCCATACTGAGTAACCTGATTGACCTCTTCGACAACAGAACGCCTGGGAGGTAGCCAAGGACGGGTGAAGACTTGCTGAAGTTGTTTGGCAATGGTTTCAATCTCCGCGTCTTTTTTGAGAAGAGTAACGGGTGAGGTTAGTTGGTGTGGGATTGCAGATACTGTTTTAGAGATGAGTTGAGCAATATTAGCAGGCAGTTCATTAACAATCAACTCGCTGATAAAGAGTTTGGGTAAGTTAAATTTTTCTTGCTGTGGATGGCGATAATGACGGGCATATAGATGAGTTTGAGCAAAATTATACTCTCCAGCCGCCACGTAACCCAAAGCTTCTGCAAATTGTGCGAGATAGTCAATTCCTAAACTAACTTGACCCTGCGGACTATCTACTAATAAACGCAAAGACCGAAAGGCGATGTGGTCGTTGGCAACAGTCCCACCCGCAGTAGTTATCATTTGCTGGTAGGTACGGGCATGATTTACTCTGGCGCTGTATTCTTGCCAAAGTAATTTCCATAAATTTAAGGCTATTTCGGGTTTCATATAAATTTGTCATTTGTCATTTGTCATTTGTCATCTTTTAAGAACTTAAAATCTCGCTAATAATCTGAAGGGCGATTTGGATTTGGTCGCTGTCGATAACTAGAGGGGGACAGAAACGAATTGCCGCTTTACCGCAACCTAGTAATAATAAACCGCGTAAAAAAGCTTCTTGAATAATGCGATCGCGCAATTTATGATCGAGATTACCCTGTTCATCCAATAAATCCACGGCTACCATCAAACCTTTACCTCGTGGCGGCGATACTCTGGGAAATCTTTGATGCAATTTGGTAAGACTAGCTTGTAAGAATTCTCCCATCTGGCTAGCGTTGGTCATTAAACCACTTTCCAGCAATTGCAATGTGGCAATACCAGCAGCACAAGCTACGGGATTACCGCCAAATGTAGTAGCGTGAGAACCTGGAGGCCAAGTCATTAACTCTGGTCTAGCAAGTATCGCACCTAATGGCAGACCACTGGCGATACCTTTCGCAGTAGTAATAATATCAGGCATCACACCCCAATGCTCGATCGCAAATAAGCGACCAGTCCGCCCCATCCCCGCTTGCACTTCATCCACTACCATCAGAATACCGTGGCGATCGCAAATATCCCGAATCCGTTTTAGAAAACCATCCTCTGGTACGATATACCCGCCCTCTCCTTGAATCGGCTCAACTACGATCGCGGCTACTTCTTGCGGTGGTAAAATTGTCCCGAATAGCTGTTGTTCCAGGTAATCTAAACTGGCGTGAGTGCCGTAGGGGATATGAGTTACCCCAGGAACTAAAGGCCCAAAATTCGCTCGCTGCACTGCTTTAGAACCCGTGAGAGACATTGCCCCATAAGTGCGTCCGTGAAATGCACCTAAGAAAGCCACAATTAGCGATCGCTTGGTGTAATATCGGGCTAGTTTAATTGCTCCTTCGTTTGACTCTGCCCCGGAATTGGTGAAAAATACTTTTGCTGGGAATGCACTGTTACTCTGTGGTTGAGGAAAAGGGGCGCGAATCGCTAATTGTTCCGCTAATTCCACCATCGGTTCATAATAAAAATCCGTCCCTGACATGTGCAGCAGACGTTCGGATTGTTCTTGAATTGCTTTGACGACTTCCGGGTGGGCGTGTCCGGTGGCGGTAACAGCAATACCTGCGGTCATATCCAGAAATACATTGCCATCTACATCTTCTACCATGCAGCCTTGTCCGCGAGATACAACTAACGGGTAATCGCGGGTGTAAGAAGGGGAAGTTACCGCGCGATCGCGTTGTACAATTGCTTGAGCGCGAGGCCCAGGTAAAGAAGTTATTAAACGGGGTATACGAGGTAAATTTAAGTTAATAGGTATACTTAACATTATTTTTGCAATTTTTTAAAGATTACTGATGATTAAACGCTAAAGCTTGATTGGTTACAGTAGCATTTGATGCCATTGGTGTAGAAATTACGCATTTACCGAAAAAGCTTTACAGTAAAAGGTTTTTGTATTTTGTAAGACTTTGCCCGTTTTTATAACACAACTTTTGCGATCGCGTCATATTATATTTTTTGAAGCATAACAGCTTCACTATTAGATATCAGGGTGCAAGCTACAGAACATTTGTTGAGAGAATCTGTATTACGTCCACAGGAGAATTGCTATATGCAAAAATTAATACAAGTCTCTGAGATAATCAACCAATGACTTAGATACCTGGACAAAAAGCCTGCTACGCCTACGCAATAGTTAGTTTTCAAGTCGCATTAGTAGCTTTTGTGACTCCAATAGTTAGTTTTCAAGTCACATTAGTAGCTTTTGTGACTCCAATAGTTAGTTTTCAAGTCACATTAGTAGCTTTTGCGACTCTAATAGTTGGTTTTTAAGTCGCATTAGTAGCTTTTGCGACTCCAATAGTTAGTTTTCAAGTCACATTAGTAGCTTTTGCGACTCCAATAGTTGGTTTTTAAGTCGCATTAGTAGCTTTTGCGACTCCAATAGTTGGTTCAGTAGTAGCCAGAAGACCTCAATCTTCCTCTCTGCACCTCTGCGTGAGGTTAGGGACTTCCAAATAAAAAAATATCCCAAAGTCGATAGCAAAATTCTCTCTATTTCCCTTCACTCTGTGTTCTCTGCGTCTCTGTGGTTTGTTTATTTGGATAATTTATTTCTTGGAAATCCCTTATTCAGCTTAAAGACGTGATAAATCGCGTCTCTACATCAGGATTTTGGGCTTATCTGAATTGTATTAAATTAAAAACAGCTAATATACACCCACTCAATTAAAAAACTTCTCCACGCATCTAACAAATATTTCCACACCCATTCCCAACGCCGTTTCGTCAAAATCAAACCGGGGATGATGATGGGGATACGCCAAATCTTTCTCTGGATTCGCAGAACCTAAAAAGAAATAGCAACCAGGAACCTCTTGCAAGAAAAAAGACATATCTTCAGCAGCCATAGTTTGGCATTCTGGCACAATACCCAACGGCGTTTCTACAACTTCTTCTGCTACAGTTCGCACCAATTCCGCCATCTTCATATCATTAATTACTGGTGGATAAAGTGCCCAATATTCTAAGTCATAACTCGCACCATGACTTTGACAAATTCCAGCAATAATCTGCTCGACGCGCTGGTTAAAAAACCCTTTCAAACTAGGATTGAAATATCTAACAGTGGCACTCATTCTCGCTGTATCAGCAATCACATTACGCTTGGTTCCAGCATGAAGTTCACCCACCGTTACCACAGCCGAATCAATGGGATTCACATTCCGGGCGACAATGGTTTGCAAGGCATTTACAATTTGAGCAGCAACTACAACGGAATCAACGGTTTGATGGGGTAGTGCGCCGTGTCCACCTTTGCCTAAAATTGTGCAGTTAAAGCACTCCACAGCAGCCATCAACGCCCCAGCCCGGACACCAACTGTTCCCAAGGGTAAATTATTCCACAAGTGCAAACCAATAATCGCGTCAACATCAGGATTTTTAAGAACTCCAGCTTCAATCATCGGCTTTGCGCCTCCTGGTGATTCTTCTGCTGGCTGAAAGATAATTTTTACGGTACCGGAGAAGTCTTGGCGATGCTGTTGCAGATAGTAAGCTGTACCTAAAGCGATCGCAGTATGTCCATCATGTCCACAAGCGTGCATCACTCCATCATGCTGCGATTTGTAGGGCACTTCGTTGAGTTCTTGGATTGGCAAAGCATCCATATCTGCCCGAATCGCTAAAACTTTCTCTGCACCTAGTTTGTTACCCTTGATAGTGGCAACAATGCCAGTGTGAGCAATGCCAGTTTGATGCTCGATTCCCCACTCTTGCAGCTTTTGTGATACGAACTCAGCCGTCAGCTTTTCTTGAAAACCCAACTCTGGTTGTTGATGCAATCGCCGCCGCCACTCTACTAATTGCGGTTGCAATGAGCGAATTGCCAGCCGGATGCGAGATAGATCAACAGATGAGGGATTGGGAAAGGTAGAAACCATTATGAAGACAAGCTAGTTTAAGTACAGCTAACTTAGTCTATCGTAGGGAATGGTGAAGAATCATCATTAGAATCTTCTTAACCAGTTACCAGGTAAAATCAATTCTGCAACCAACCAGCCATCACAGCAACTATCAAAAATAAACCCATCGCCAAACGGTAGAAAACAAAAATCAAGGTGCTGTGTTTTTCCAGGTAGCGCAGGAGTCCCCAAATTGCAGCAAAAGCGGAAATGCTAGCGGAGATTAAGCCTACCAACAAAGTCAACCAACCAGCCGTACTCAACCCTGCTTTCGTAAGAGTATGGAGTTCTACAGCACCTGCCAAAATCACGGCTGGTAAGCCCAACAAAAAAGAAAATCGGGCTGATGTCTCCCGTTCCATACCCAAAAATAACCCAGCAGTGAGGGTGGAACCAGAGCGAGAAACGCCAGGGATTAGGGCAAAAGCTTGAGCAACTCCTACCCAAATGCCATCCCAGAGGTTGAGGTTGTCAAAAGTGCGATCGCGTCCTCCACGTTTTTCGGCGATCGCTAGCAATCCTGACATAATAATTGAAGCTGCACCAATAACTACTAACCCTCGCATCGGTGAGTTGCAAGCGTTCAGAATTGGTTTGAGTAGCACACCAGCCACAGCAATGGGCAAGGTTCCGATCAATAAGCCCAACATCAGTTGCAAAGAACTAGATTGATAATCTTGTCCGCTAATTGCTCTAACTGTCTCTCCTGTTAATTTTTTTAAGTCTTGCCAAAAATAGACTAAAACAGCAGTCAAGCTAGCTAACTGCATTGCTGCTGAAAAAGCAGATCCTGGATCTTTCAGTCCCAGTAGAGTTGGTACTATCCGCAAATGAGCAGTACTGCTAATTGGTAGTAGTTCTGTAATTCCCTGAACGATGCCTAAAATAATCACGTCAATCCAGCTAAGGTTGGCAAAGTCTAGATTCACTTCACTACCGTTGCCACAGACGGCACTCGCCACCACAAAAGAAAGCATCATGATATCAGGCGTAAATAATTTACTTTTAATCAAACACCGACAAAGTAACTTATGTTAGTGACGCTTCTGTGACTAAGACATGGCACTTGGATGACATCTAAATACAAATAAAAATCTCGTGTGTTCGCGCAACTTGTCGTTAGGCAATAAATACCATTTTGTTATTTTAAAAACATCTTTAAATAATCATATTTTGCACATAATAAATCTACTCATGAAGTGTTATTTTAGTCCAAAAATTTAAATAAGGCAGGTAAATCCTGCCTTGTGTGTCACCAAAGTTAGGTTAGCTTCACTTCTCTTACCATTGCACGTCTTATTGACAAAGCTATTACCAAGTTATGTCAGAACTGTGACTGCATCAGTTGTAAAAAGTGATTGAACATTCATTCGCTACTTTTTCCCTAATGCCCCTCATCAGTGCTGAGTGAGAAGGGATAGACCAATGCCCAATGCCCAATTCCCAATTCCCAATTCAAAGTGTCAGTGTTTCCCAATCTAAATCTGATGCTATTTGAGCAAGTTTATCTAAATCAGTCAGATTATCTAAATAGGGTAAGCAGCCTAAAACTGGCATGTTAGTAAGTGATTGAATTAATTGCTGTGGTGTCCAGTCGGCTATTTCTGCATCTGTTCGAGGTTGTATGCAGTTCAGAACAATGCCTTTGAGATTAACGCGCGATTGCCTAGCTAATGCAACGTTTGCCACTGCTTGAGCGATCGCACCCAATCTAACTGGTACTACCAATACCGTTGGTAAACGCCATTCTCCCGCTAAATCAGCTACCGTTAACTCGTCAGTTACTGGCGAACCTAAACCTCCCAAGGCTTCTACAAGTACAAAATCACGTTGCGATCGCAACTTAGACAAAGCTTGCCAAACTATTGCTAAATCGACTTGGCGATTTTCTCGTGCGGCGGCGATGGGAGGGGCTAAAGGTGCTTCAAAGTATAACGGTGTAATTTCCTCTGAAGATTGTTCTAGCGCAAATAGCTTTTGATACCACTCGCGATCGCCAATTCCCGATTGAATCGGCTTCATGATTCCCCAGCTACGCTGCGGGTAATATTTTTGCCAATAGGCTGCTAAGGCTGTTGTTAAAACAGTTTTACCAGCTTCGGTATCAGTTCCAGTAATCAGTAGTGTGTTTAACATTAATTTCTTTGACCAGAAAATGGTTGTGTTTCATTAACTGGCGGCAAGGTTGGCGTTTCACCAGTGGGCGGAGTTGGAATCGGTTTCTCTGTGGGAATTGGGAAGGGTGTTTCTGTAGGAATTGGGAGGGGTGTCTCTGTAGGAATGGGAATCGGTGTCTCTGTGGGAATTGGGAAGGGTGTTTCTGTGGGAATGGGGAAGGGTGTTTCTGTAGGAATGGGGATCGGTGTTTCTGTGGGAATTGGTTTGACTGGTTTTTCTAATGAAACATTCAGGTTGTAATTGCTTTCGGCAACTCCCGAAGCCAGTGTTAACTCAATAGTATATCTACCAGTAACTAGCAATATGCCTTCATAAGCTGTTATTGGCTGGGTATTCTGAGCAAGTGGTTGTTCATTGGGACTTAAAACTGTGAGCAATACGCTGCTTGTTGGGTCAATCAACGCAGTTAACTTGTCACCTTTCTGTCCAAAAAAA contains:
- a CDS encoding acetyl ornithine aminotransferase family protein, whose amino-acid sequence is MLSIPINLNLPRIPRLITSLPGPRAQAIVQRDRAVTSPSYTRDYPLVVSRGQGCMVEDVDGNVFLDMTAGIAVTATGHAHPEVVKAIQEQSERLLHMSGTDFYYEPMVELAEQLAIRAPFPQPQSNSAFPAKVFFTNSGAESNEGAIKLARYYTKRSLIVAFLGAFHGRTYGAMSLTGSKAVQRANFGPLVPGVTHIPYGTHASLDYLEQQLFGTILPPQEVAAIVVEPIQGEGGYIVPEDGFLKRIRDICDRHGILMVVDEVQAGMGRTGRLFAIEHWGVMPDIITTAKGIASGLPLGAILARPELMTWPPGSHATTFGGNPVACAAGIATLQLLESGLMTNASQMGEFLQASLTKLHQRFPRVSPPRGKGLMVAVDLLDEQGNLDHKLRDRIIQEAFLRGLLLLGCGKAAIRFCPPLVIDSDQIQIALQIISEILSS
- a CDS encoding M20 family metallopeptidase, with product MVSTFPNPSSVDLSRIRLAIRSLQPQLVEWRRRLHQQPELGFQEKLTAEFVSQKLQEWGIEHQTGIAHTGIVATIKGNKLGAEKVLAIRADMDALPIQELNEVPYKSQHDGVMHACGHDGHTAIALGTAYYLQQHRQDFSGTVKIIFQPAEESPGGAKPMIEAGVLKNPDVDAIIGLHLWNNLPLGTVGVRAGALMAAVECFNCTILGKGGHGALPHQTVDSVVVAAQIVNALQTIVARNVNPIDSAVVTVGELHAGTKRNVIADTARMSATVRYFNPSLKGFFNQRVEQIIAGICQSHGASYDLEYWALYPPVINDMKMAELVRTVAEEVVETPLGIVPECQTMAAEDMSFFLQEVPGCYFFLGSANPEKDLAYPHHHPRFDFDETALGMGVEIFVRCVEKFFN
- a CDS encoding undecaprenyl-diphosphate phosphatase, which gives rise to MMLSFVVASAVCGNGSEVNLDFANLSWIDVIILGIVQGITELLPISSTAHLRIVPTLLGLKDPGSAFSAAMQLASLTAVLVYFWQDLKKLTGETVRAISGQDYQSSSLQLMLGLLIGTLPIAVAGVLLKPILNACNSPMRGLVVIGAASIIMSGLLAIAEKRGGRDRTFDNLNLWDGIWVGVAQAFALIPGVSRSGSTLTAGLFLGMERETSARFSFLLGLPAVILAGAVELHTLTKAGLSTAGWLTLLVGLISASISAFAAIWGLLRYLEKHSTLIFVFYRLAMGLFLIVAVMAGWLQN
- the bioD gene encoding dethiobiotin synthase, which gives rise to MLNTLLITGTDTEAGKTVLTTALAAYWQKYYPQRSWGIMKPIQSGIGDREWYQKLFALEQSSEEITPLYFEAPLAPPIAAARENRQVDLAIVWQALSKLRSQRDFVLVEALGGLGSPVTDELTVADLAGEWRLPTVLVVPVRLGAIAQAVANVALARQSRVNLKGIVLNCIQPRTDAEIADWTPQQLIQSLTNMPVLGCLPYLDNLTDLDKLAQIASDLDWETLTL
- a CDS encoding DUF1338 domain-containing protein, whose product is MKPEIALNLWKLLWQEYSARVNHARTYQQMITTAGGTVANDHIAFRSLRLLVDSPQGQVSLGIDYLAQFAEALGYVAAGEYNFAQTHLYARHYRHPQQEKFNLPKLFISELIVNELPANIAQLISKTVSAIPHQLTSPVTLLKKDAEIETIAKQLQQVFTRPWLPPRRSVVEEVNQVTQYGAWVLLHGYGVNHFTGYVNGQNTPEYPDIETTASGLAHLGVPMKAEIEGNIACGLRQTATQAVTEMVTVLDDNSGAEIQIPWTYAYYEIAQRYLVEIEPGKQILFDAFLGSNAQQLFEMTRLSK